The proteins below come from a single Erysipelothrix piscisicarius genomic window:
- a CDS encoding MBL fold metallo-hydrolase, with protein sequence MKVTYKTLGYAATNTYYLSDGNQMLIIDPCLDPHQNTTNLLKPTEGFEVLGVLLTHGHFDHISGVDVIVDTFKCPVYMYHEEIHYLKDMSYNLSNQTPEPFTINANPIAIDLEPLTIGPFECDVVKTAGHTSGSISFVFDDFIFDGDFIFEQSIGRTDLPTGNMNVMNASLRSFIADFGDIDYILYPGHGSPTSLYKEIETNHI encoded by the coding sequence ATGAAAGTAACATACAAGACATTAGGCTATGCAGCCACAAATACATATTACTTAAGTGATGGGAACCAAATGCTTATCATTGATCCATGTTTAGATCCACATCAAAATACTACCAATCTTTTAAAACCAACAGAGGGTTTTGAGGTTCTTGGCGTGCTCTTGACACACGGCCATTTTGATCATATTTCGGGTGTTGACGTTATCGTGGATACATTTAAGTGTCCGGTATACATGTATCATGAAGAAATTCACTATCTAAAAGATATGTCGTATAATTTATCAAATCAAACACCGGAGCCTTTTACGATCAATGCGAATCCGATTGCAATTGATTTGGAACCGTTAACAATCGGTCCTTTTGAATGTGATGTTGTTAAGACAGCAGGTCATACCAGTGGCTCTATTTCTTTTGTTTTTGATGATTTTATATTCGATGGTGATTTTATATTTGAACAAAGTATTGGAAGAACAGATTTACCTACCGGCAATATGAACGTCATGAATGCATCACTAAGGAGTTTTATAGCGGATTTTGGTGATATTGATTATATACTTTATCCTGGGCATGGGTCACCAACATCACTTTATAAAGAAATTGAAACCAATCATATTTAA
- a CDS encoding zinc metallopeptidase, translated as MGLMGVGYGFVILAAIISFAAQIYVQSAYSKYSQVDTFEHLTGAQVARRILELKNIDDVQVVESNGGELSDHYDPTNKLVALSPKVYHETSIASVSVAAHECGHAIQHAENYGFIALRNKVLPFAIVASKFSMIPIMIGLFGSPQFLKIGIILLCVIAVFQLVTLPVEFDASLRAVKILEQESVLDSGELQGSKKMLTAAALTYVAALVGTLLSILRYIAIYNRRND; from the coding sequence ATGGGTTTAATGGGTGTCGGCTATGGATTTGTAATCCTTGCCGCTATAATATCTTTTGCTGCACAGATTTATGTCCAGTCTGCCTACAGCAAATACAGCCAAGTTGATACATTTGAGCATCTGACGGGTGCACAAGTTGCACGTCGTATTTTGGAGTTAAAAAATATTGATGATGTTCAAGTAGTTGAATCAAATGGTGGTGAATTGAGTGATCATTACGATCCAACCAACAAACTTGTTGCACTTTCACCTAAAGTTTATCACGAGACAAGCATTGCTTCGGTTTCAGTTGCTGCTCATGAATGTGGTCATGCAATTCAACACGCTGAAAATTATGGTTTTATTGCTTTACGTAATAAAGTTTTACCGTTTGCAATCGTCGCAAGTAAATTTAGTATGATTCCAATTATGATTGGTTTATTTGGAAGTCCACAATTTTTAAAAATTGGAATTATCTTATTATGTGTTATTGCAGTTTTCCAACTCGTAACACTTCCTGTTGAGTTTGATGCGTCCTTACGAGCCGTCAAAATATTAGAACAAGAGTCTGTACTTGACTCAGGGGAACTTCAAGGTTCTAAGAAGATGTTAACGGCTGCAGCGTTGACCTATGTTGCAGCATTGGTTGGAACACTATTGAGTATTCTACGTTATATTGCGATTTATAATCGAAGAAACGATTAA
- the efp gene encoding elongation factor P, whose amino-acid sequence MIQSNDLRAGMSIIYEDNLHQVLDTSHNKTAQRQMIIKAKVRNMRSGSVTELTMIGGDKVEQAHIDKRVMQYLYDAGEELVFMDGETYEQLEISKSRLEWEMNFMKENQDITVVFYESEVLGVNLPEKIALKVTQAEPAVKGDTATNAQKNAVVETGLEIRVPLFISEGEIVLVNTTDGKYSGRA is encoded by the coding sequence ATGATTCAATCAAATGATTTAAGAGCTGGGATGTCAATTATCTATGAAGACAACTTACACCAAGTGTTGGATACATCGCATAATAAAACAGCGCAACGACAAATGATTATCAAAGCTAAAGTTCGTAACATGCGTTCAGGTTCTGTTACGGAACTAACAATGATCGGTGGCGATAAAGTTGAGCAAGCACATATTGATAAACGTGTAATGCAATATCTATATGATGCTGGCGAAGAACTTGTTTTCATGGATGGTGAAACATACGAGCAACTCGAAATTTCAAAATCCCGTCTTGAATGGGAAATGAACTTTATGAAAGAAAATCAAGATATTACTGTTGTTTTCTATGAGTCTGAAGTACTTGGTGTTAATTTACCAGAAAAAATTGCTTTAAAAGTTACTCAAGCTGAGCCAGCTGTTAAAGGTGATACAGCAACGAATGCTCAAAAAAACGCTGTTGTTGAAACAGGTTTAGAAATCCGCGTTCCGTTATTTATCAGCGAAGGTGAGATTGTACTTGTAAATACTACAGATGGTAAATATTCAGGTCGTGCGTAA
- a CDS encoding HU family DNA-binding protein yields MSETYNKKLLSESIAGKLDISKKQANELIETFLDEVKEILENKGTVDLAGFGKFEVRHRAERDGFNPQTKEKIRIAASHSVGFKPAKALKDAVK; encoded by the coding sequence ATGAGTGAAACATACAACAAGAAATTATTAAGCGAGTCAATCGCTGGCAAATTAGACATTAGTAAAAAACAAGCAAATGAATTAATCGAAACATTCCTAGACGAGGTAAAAGAAATTCTCGAAAACAAGGGAACAGTCGATTTAGCTGGTTTTGGAAAATTTGAGGTTCGTCATCGTGCAGAGCGTGATGGTTTTAATCCTCAAACAAAAGAAAAAATCCGCATTGCCGCATCACACAGTGTTGGATTCAAACCTGCGAAAGCTCTTAAAGACGCAGTTAAATAA
- the rpmG gene encoding 50S ribosomal protein L33, with protein sequence MRTQAILVCTECGDENYHTSRNKKVQLERMEVTKYCPRERKHTLHKEKK encoded by the coding sequence ATGAGAACTCAAGCGATTTTAGTTTGCACAGAATGTGGCGATGAAAACTATCACACAAGTAGAAACAAAAAAGTTCAATTAGAACGTATGGAAGTTACAAAATACTGCCCACGTGAGCGCAAACATACATTACATAAGGAAAAAAAATAA
- a CDS encoding DEAD/DEAH box helicase — protein sequence MMNNINKRFFELNKFKDLTSVQEKVLKEIKTKRDLIVKSDTGTGKTHAFLFAILELIDPTVEQTQALILAPTRELAMQIQSFAREITTLDERITTELAIGGMDNSRLKKKIEKQPMILITTPGKFIDILGWSVLRLDFIKTFVIDETDMMLDYGFINEVDTIASRLSNDTIFMLYSATIPSGLRAFIKKYLKHPIEIVSTEEKLKPRIDHILINQRHRDMNEAVLDVLSAINPLLAVVFANTKVQAGEIARYLRDYGIECVELHGDVSDRGRKQVLNQINSKRVQYIVATDLAARGIDLPEISHVINAGLPNHDLDFYTHRSGRTGRSGRQGYSISIVTQKDQGAVTRLMKKGLRFEYKRVKDVGLEDVRPWFNLEKRTKQLDPEIVQVLHRKNVKVKPGYKVKRKREIERLTNKKKRNMIQQEIREQKKERAKAKQRERALDTEK from the coding sequence ATGATGAATAATATTAATAAAAGATTTTTTGAACTGAATAAATTTAAAGATCTTACATCAGTTCAAGAAAAAGTTCTTAAAGAAATTAAGACTAAGCGTGATTTGATTGTTAAATCGGATACCGGTACAGGGAAAACGCATGCGTTCTTATTCGCTATTTTGGAACTTATTGATCCAACGGTAGAACAAACACAGGCTTTAATTCTTGCACCAACGCGTGAATTAGCGATGCAAATCCAGAGCTTTGCACGTGAAATTACTACTTTAGATGAACGCATTACGACCGAACTTGCAATTGGTGGTATGGACAATAGCCGTCTTAAAAAGAAAATTGAAAAACAACCGATGATTTTAATCACGACACCTGGGAAATTTATTGATATTTTAGGTTGGAGTGTTCTAAGACTCGATTTCATCAAGACTTTTGTTATAGACGAAACAGATATGATGTTAGACTATGGATTTATCAATGAAGTTGATACGATTGCATCAAGATTATCGAATGATACAATTTTTATGCTTTACAGTGCGACAATTCCAAGTGGGCTTCGTGCATTCATTAAAAAGTATCTAAAACACCCTATTGAAATCGTTTCAACAGAAGAAAAATTGAAACCAAGAATTGATCATATTCTCATTAATCAACGTCATCGTGATATGAATGAAGCAGTCCTTGACGTTTTATCAGCAATCAATCCATTACTTGCTGTTGTTTTCGCCAACACTAAAGTACAAGCAGGGGAAATTGCTCGATATCTTCGTGATTATGGAATTGAGTGTGTAGAGTTACATGGTGACGTTAGTGACCGTGGCCGTAAACAGGTATTGAATCAAATTAACAGCAAACGTGTTCAGTACATTGTTGCGACTGATTTGGCTGCTCGAGGTATTGATTTACCTGAAATCAGTCATGTCATTAATGCAGGGTTACCAAACCATGATTTAGATTTCTATACGCACCGATCAGGCCGAACTGGTCGAAGTGGTCGACAAGGATACAGTATTAGTATTGTTACCCAAAAAGATCAGGGTGCGGTAACGCGATTGATGAAAAAAGGTTTACGTTTTGAGTATAAACGCGTTAAAGACGTAGGTCTTGAAGATGTCCGTCCTTGGTTTAACCTCGAAAAACGTACCAAACAACTCGATCCAGAAATTGTCCAGGTGCTTCATCGTAAAAACGTGAAGGTTAAGCCTGGTTATAAAGTTAAGCGTAAACGAGAAATTGAACGTTTAACAAATAAGAAAAAACGTAATATGATTCAACAAGAAATTCGAGAACAGAAAAAAGAACGTGCAAAAGCAAAACAACGCGAACGTGCACTCGACACTGAGAAGTAG
- a CDS encoding ATPase, T2SS/T4P/T4SS family, with protein MPQTGTFSMIFDRKYYFRFAAIETFERKNGVVRILNIVLIHSAYECISNKRIVKSLLKSFEVNSGLILFSGVTGSGKSTTMFNVLKEITTASIYSVESPIEHFYSHIIQLEPIKSRLTQEDILNQLLRMDADIIVFGEIRTRQDLSLCIRAVNMGHRVCATIHARSSFHTIDRLFDLGATRYEIETGLNGILYHYLKNTKGGAIFKHEFSDKLQIYDYLNQTCKNEPVVDL; from the coding sequence ATTCCACAAACGGGGACGTTTAGTATGATTTTTGATCGAAAGTATTATTTTAGATTTGCTGCAATTGAAACGTTTGAAAGAAAAAATGGTGTTGTTCGGATTTTGAATATTGTATTGATTCATTCTGCCTACGAATGTATATCGAATAAGCGAATTGTAAAATCACTTTTAAAATCTTTTGAAGTAAACTCCGGTTTAATTCTATTTTCGGGTGTAACCGGGTCAGGTAAGTCTACAACCATGTTCAATGTTCTTAAGGAAATTACGACAGCATCCATTTACAGTGTTGAGAGTCCAATTGAGCATTTCTATAGCCATATTATCCAACTCGAGCCCATTAAATCACGACTTACTCAAGAAGATATTTTGAACCAACTTTTAAGGATGGATGCTGACATCATTGTGTTTGGTGAAATACGTACACGACAGGATTTAAGTCTATGTATTCGAGCTGTGAATATGGGGCATCGTGTATGTGCTACGATTCATGCGAGAAGTTCTTTTCATACAATCGATCGTCTCTTTGATCTTGGCGCAACGCGCTATGAAATTGAAACAGGATTAAACGGTATTTTATACCATTATCTGAAAAATACAAAAGGAGGGGCTATTTTTAAACATGAATTTTCAGATAAACTTCAAATTTATGACTACCTTAATCAAACATGTAAAAACGAACCTGTTGTCGATCTCTGA
- a CDS encoding competence protein ComGD has translation MKHEPNLLEYQLSAMEDLEVVPIHDNHWFNANGNINKGGTIQIDEYRCVIQLGFGRYRCD, from the coding sequence ATGAAGCACGAACCCAATTTGCTTGAGTATCAATTAAGTGCAATGGAAGATCTCGAAGTGGTTCCAATTCATGATAATCATTGGTTTAATGCGAATGGAAACATCAATAAAGGAGGGACAATTCAAATTGACGAGTACCGTTGTGTCATTCAACTTGGTTTTGGACGGTATCGCTGTGATTAA
- a CDS encoding penicillin-binding transpeptidase domain-containing protein yields MSFWIQGRIIVSNKAVNSITYYPSKMPEGMKEEEVALKFAKQFEVKDELNEDDLKVLWLRKNNLGESLFTEEDRKIIKETDMDQSAVESLKKSKITKEMTDSLSKDDRLAFQVQVKMGNIQMGQPSIILEEATNEQISYLAEHAAEFPGFSRTTSWKREPNKEVDLMSLIGDLGDVPYEKRDYYVAEGYELSEQVGAYGLEYQYEQFLSGYNSEYERTSGSKFKLQKDGRKGNDIRLTIDMDLQKEMEKIVKERLDYQKSIGERTKINNQIHVVATDPQTGDILGIVAMVRGKDGKYYNDPQLTMLQGYPVGSTIKGATVYMGLDQGVMKPGETVNDTPMYIEGTPPRHSWRNLGIVDDQTALQHSSNIYMFNVAIRLGGSSYVPNGPLVFSDAEKTFALMRNYYSQFGLGVRTQVDYPREEIGYKGGTSNSGSLLEFAIGQFDNYNAMQLSQYITTVANGGYRLQPHFVKEALNHDTHRPVYQNNVNILNSIENKEMLERVRSGMRLCASSNMCGDLIPTVPYSAAAKTGTAQAYDPEIGSYINNTYVAFAPYEQPKIAVACIAPLAYTEDLSNPVTNICTSTGDRIVDAYMNLK; encoded by the coding sequence GTGAGTTTTTGGATTCAAGGACGTATTATCGTTTCAAATAAAGCTGTAAATTCAATAACCTATTATCCGTCAAAAATGCCTGAAGGCATGAAAGAGGAAGAAGTAGCGCTTAAGTTTGCAAAGCAGTTTGAAGTTAAAGATGAGTTGAATGAAGATGATTTAAAAGTATTATGGCTGAGAAAAAACAATCTTGGTGAAAGTCTTTTCACAGAAGAAGATCGCAAAATAATTAAAGAAACGGACATGGATCAGAGTGCCGTCGAGTCGTTAAAGAAAAGTAAAATTACGAAAGAGATGACTGATTCCCTTTCAAAAGATGATCGCCTTGCTTTTCAAGTGCAAGTTAAAATGGGAAACATTCAAATGGGGCAACCCTCAATTATTCTAGAGGAAGCCACGAATGAACAAATTTCGTATTTAGCGGAACATGCTGCTGAATTTCCCGGCTTCTCACGTACGACATCTTGGAAACGTGAACCCAATAAAGAAGTGGATTTAATGTCACTTATTGGTGATTTAGGGGATGTTCCATATGAAAAACGGGATTATTATGTTGCTGAGGGATATGAACTCAGCGAGCAGGTAGGAGCCTATGGATTAGAATACCAATATGAACAATTCCTTTCGGGTTATAATAGTGAATATGAACGAACCTCGGGAAGTAAGTTTAAACTTCAAAAAGATGGACGCAAAGGTAATGATATACGTTTGACTATCGACATGGATTTACAAAAAGAAATGGAAAAGATTGTTAAAGAGCGTCTTGATTATCAAAAAAGCATTGGTGAGCGTACAAAGATTAACAATCAAATTCATGTTGTAGCAACCGATCCTCAGACCGGCGACATTTTAGGTATTGTAGCAATGGTCCGTGGTAAAGACGGTAAATACTATAATGATCCTCAGTTAACGATGCTTCAAGGGTATCCTGTTGGGTCAACGATTAAAGGGGCGACAGTATACATGGGGTTGGATCAAGGGGTTATGAAACCCGGTGAGACCGTCAATGATACGCCTATGTATATTGAAGGGACACCACCAAGACATTCATGGCGTAATCTTGGAATTGTTGATGATCAGACGGCATTACAACATTCTTCAAATATTTACATGTTTAATGTTGCAATACGTCTTGGTGGATCTTCATATGTACCCAATGGACCACTTGTATTTTCGGATGCTGAAAAAACCTTTGCACTTATGCGAAATTACTACAGTCAATTTGGTTTAGGGGTTCGTACTCAAGTAGATTATCCGCGAGAAGAAATTGGTTATAAAGGCGGCACAAGCAATTCAGGGTCATTACTAGAATTTGCGATCGGTCAATTTGATAACTACAATGCAATGCAACTCAGTCAATACATCACGACAGTTGCTAATGGCGGATATCGATTACAACCTCATTTTGTAAAAGAAGCGTTAAATCATGATACGCACCGTCCTGTCTATCAAAACAATGTTAATATTCTTAATTCCATTGAAAATAAAGAAATGTTAGAGCGAGTTCGTTCCGGTATGCGTTTGTGTGCTTCCTCAAATATGTGTGGGGATCTTATTCCAACCGTACCATATAGTGCTGCAGCAAAAACTGGGACAGCGCAAGCGTATGATCCAGAGATTGGTTCCTATATCAATAATACATATGTTGCATTTGCTCCATATGAGCAGCCCAAAATAGCTGTAGCATGTATTGCACCGCTTGCTTATACTGAAGATTTATCGAATCCTGTTACAAATATTTGTACTTCAACAGGAGATCGAATTGTTGATGCTTATATGAATTTAAAATAA
- a CDS encoding NAD(P)H-dependent glycerol-3-phosphate dehydrogenase translates to MKIGIVGSGSWGTALGQVLADNGHEVMMWGRKLDQVVDVHLYHLNEEFFPGIKLNERLDATQHFEDILDSQIILLAVPTGAVEEVCIELNAHLDHPVIIINVAKGLHPTTHELLDHVIKRVIDSDKLTGVVSLIGPSHAEEVVLRKITTINAVSDDMELAEQIQLLFSNEYFRVYTNDDVIGSQYGVAIKNVIALASGMAAGLDAGDNARAALITRGLTEMQRFGVHMGGQPETYLGLCGVGDLVVTATSVHSRNYQAGMEIGQKNSADGFLDHNTKTVEGVFAAKVVYEIAVEEGIEMPITEQIYKIIYEEKRPSEAISELMVRDLKPERI, encoded by the coding sequence ATGAAAATCGGAATTGTAGGTTCTGGTAGTTGGGGAACTGCTTTGGGGCAAGTCTTAGCGGATAATGGCCATGAAGTTATGATGTGGGGACGTAAGTTGGACCAGGTTGTTGATGTTCATTTATATCATTTAAATGAGGAATTCTTCCCAGGGATAAAGCTTAACGAACGATTAGATGCTACACAACATTTCGAGGATATTTTAGACTCTCAAATCATACTGCTTGCGGTGCCAACTGGAGCCGTCGAAGAGGTATGCATCGAGCTTAATGCTCATTTAGATCATCCTGTCATCATTATTAATGTCGCGAAAGGACTCCATCCTACAACGCATGAGTTGCTTGATCACGTTATTAAGCGTGTTATCGATTCCGATAAACTCACAGGTGTTGTTAGTCTCATTGGTCCTTCTCATGCGGAAGAAGTTGTATTACGTAAAATTACAACAATTAATGCCGTGTCGGATGATATGGAACTTGCGGAACAAATTCAATTACTTTTCTCTAATGAATATTTTAGAGTTTACACCAATGATGATGTGATTGGATCTCAATATGGAGTTGCTATCAAAAATGTAATTGCACTTGCAAGTGGAATGGCTGCGGGGTTAGACGCAGGTGATAATGCACGTGCAGCATTAATTACACGTGGTTTGACAGAAATGCAACGATTTGGTGTTCACATGGGTGGACAGCCGGAAACCTATCTTGGACTTTGTGGTGTCGGTGATCTCGTCGTAACTGCGACATCGGTACATTCGCGCAATTACCAAGCGGGTATGGAAATTGGTCAAAAGAATTCAGCTGATGGATTTTTAGATCATAACACAAAAACTGTTGAAGGCGTTTTTGCTGCAAAGGTAGTTTATGAAATTGCAGTGGAAGAAGGCATTGAGATGCCAATAACTGAACAAATTTATAAAATTATTTACGAAGAAAAACGCCCTTCTGAAGCCATAAGTGAATTAATGGTGAGAGATTTGAAACCTGAGCGTATTTAA
- a CDS encoding ECF transporter S component — MKKYNTRTMVSIAMLTTVSVILYMFEFYVLPGSPLQADLSDLPVIIGGYLLGTGPGLMIAFLKNILHMFFLSKNAGPVGEIANFSYAVLIMLPIACYKPTTKTKRSGLYVFTVCASALLMNLINYFITFPLYGMSQEGAWNLLFAVFLPFNLAKGTLLIVFFSVLRPHLHRITGH, encoded by the coding sequence ATGAAAAAATATAATACTCGCACAATGGTTAGTATAGCAATGCTGACAACAGTATCCGTGATTCTCTACATGTTTGAATTTTATGTACTTCCGGGATCACCGTTACAAGCAGATTTAAGTGATTTACCGGTTATTATCGGTGGTTACCTTCTCGGCACAGGTCCAGGACTTATGATTGCTTTTTTAAAGAATATATTGCATATGTTCTTTTTATCAAAAAATGCAGGACCGGTTGGAGAGATTGCGAATTTTAGTTATGCAGTCTTAATCATGTTACCCATTGCATGCTATAAACCTACTACAAAAACCAAACGTAGTGGATTATATGTTTTTACAGTATGTGCGAGTGCACTTTTAATGAATCTTATTAATTATTTTATAACATTCCCATTATATGGAATGAGCCAAGAAGGCGCGTGGAACTTGCTCTTTGCGGTGTTTTTACCATTTAATTTAGCAAAAGGGACGCTCTTAATCGTTTTCTTTAGCGTTTTACGTCCCCATTTACATAGAATCACAGGACATTAA
- the comGC gene encoding competence type IV pilus major pilin ComGC: MKQGFTLIEMVLVMTIVAIIFMLTLPNIQKTITMVNRKGCDAQKKIVDAAIMQYKINYDELPTTIDQLINAGYLRANQSKCFNGEGIHIENGQAV; this comes from the coding sequence ATGAAGCAAGGATTTACGCTAATTGAAATGGTACTTGTGATGACGATTGTCGCAATTATCTTTATGTTGACACTACCAAACATTCAAAAGACGATCACGATGGTAAATCGGAAAGGGTGTGATGCTCAGAAGAAAATCGTAGATGCAGCAATTATGCAATATAAAATAAATTATGATGAATTACCAACAACAATAGATCAACTGATTAATGCAGGTTATTTAAGAGCAAATCAATCTAAATGTTTCAACGGTGAGGGCATCCACATTGAAAATGGTCAAGCTGTATAA
- the der gene encoding ribosome biogenesis GTPase Der, whose protein sequence is MIDGVVAIVGRPNVGKSSLFNRIMGERISIVHDEAGVTRDRLYGKTTWLTKDLRFIDTGGIQMEGQPFQEEIKMQVDIVIDEADMIIFVVSAKDGLTTDDEFIARLLRQTNKPVIIAANKVDDVQFVSDIYEFYALGYDEPFAVSCEHGIGLGDLLDEVIKKLPQDGITMYEDELSFCAIGRPNVGKSSLVNAILNQDRVIVSNIEGTTRDAIDTPFRMNDRDYVIIDTAGIRKRGKIYEDVEKYSVLRAMSAIDRSDVVLFLIDGEVGIRAQDKHVVGFAHEAGKPIIIVYNKWDVVDKEETAMEDVKKIICSEFMYLSYAPIVFVSALTRKRVHTLIPLIEDVHANSIKRISTSVINEVIHDAVMLTPPPSHNGKRLKVFYASQVSTVPPTFVIFVNDPELCHFSYKRYLENALRNAFDFTGTPIRILIRKRGA, encoded by the coding sequence ATGATTGATGGAGTAGTAGCAATCGTTGGCCGTCCTAATGTAGGGAAATCATCTCTGTTTAATCGAATTATGGGCGAGAGAATTTCTATTGTTCATGATGAAGCAGGGGTTACGCGTGATCGTCTTTATGGAAAGACCACATGGTTAACAAAAGATTTAAGATTTATTGATACGGGTGGAATTCAGATGGAAGGTCAACCGTTTCAAGAAGAAATAAAGATGCAAGTTGATATTGTAATTGATGAAGCAGATATGATTATTTTTGTAGTGAGTGCCAAAGATGGTTTGACTACGGATGATGAGTTTATTGCACGTCTTTTAAGACAAACCAATAAACCAGTTATTATTGCTGCAAATAAGGTTGATGATGTTCAATTTGTTTCAGATATATATGAATTTTATGCACTTGGTTATGATGAACCGTTTGCGGTTTCTTGTGAACATGGTATTGGTTTAGGGGATCTCCTTGATGAAGTCATCAAAAAATTACCACAAGATGGTATCACAATGTATGAAGATGAACTTAGTTTCTGTGCAATTGGTCGTCCTAATGTAGGGAAAAGTTCATTGGTCAATGCAATATTAAACCAAGATCGTGTTATTGTTTCCAATATTGAAGGTACCACACGTGATGCAATCGATACGCCTTTTAGAATGAATGACCGTGATTACGTAATCATTGATACTGCTGGGATTCGAAAGCGTGGAAAAATATATGAAGACGTTGAAAAATATTCCGTTCTTCGTGCAATGAGCGCGATTGATCGAAGCGACGTTGTTCTATTTTTAATTGACGGTGAAGTCGGTATTCGTGCTCAAGATAAACACGTAGTTGGTTTTGCGCATGAAGCAGGAAAACCAATTATTATCGTTTACAATAAATGGGATGTCGTAGATAAAGAAGAAACGGCAATGGAAGATGTTAAAAAAATCATTTGTAGTGAGTTTATGTACTTATCCTATGCTCCAATTGTATTTGTATCCGCATTAACACGTAAACGTGTTCATACATTGATTCCCTTAATCGAAGATGTTCACGCAAATAGCATCAAACGTATTAGCACCAGTGTTATTAATGAAGTTATTCATGATGCTGTAATGCTTACGCCACCGCCATCACACAATGGAAAGCGTTTAAAAGTATTTTATGCATCACAAGTAAGTACGGTGCCACCAACTTTTGTAATTTTTGTGAATGATCCTGAGTTGTGTCACTTCTCTTATAAGCGATACTTGGAAAATGCTCTAAGAAATGCTTTTGATTTCACAGGGACACCGATTCGAATACTTATTAGAAAGAGGGGAGCTTAA
- the cmk gene encoding (d)CMP kinase, whose product MFNIAIDGPSASGKSTIAEQLAKKLGFVHIDTGAMYRAVALICLNQDIDLNDEKACFNIVKDLVIELPEENMILVNGEDVSLLIRNDRVSKAASQVSKHKSVRDVLVSIQRDIASKKGFVLDGRDITSVVLPDAEVKIFQTADAGVRARRRFNELVKNGIETTYEAVHADLLERDARDMNRQESPLIKVEDAIEINTTSMSIEDVVSQIINIIESRNLND is encoded by the coding sequence GTGTTTAATATAGCAATTGATGGACCGAGTGCATCGGGTAAAAGTACCATCGCTGAGCAATTAGCAAAAAAATTAGGATTTGTCCATATTGATACGGGAGCAATGTATCGTGCAGTAGCACTAATTTGTTTAAATCAAGATATTGATTTGAATGATGAAAAAGCTTGCTTTAATATCGTTAAAGATTTAGTTATTGAATTACCAGAAGAAAATATGATTTTGGTTAATGGAGAAGATGTGTCACTTCTTATTCGAAATGACCGTGTATCCAAAGCAGCTTCACAGGTTTCTAAGCATAAATCGGTTCGAGATGTATTGGTATCCATTCAACGCGACATAGCTTCGAAAAAAGGATTTGTATTGGATGGACGTGATATTACATCGGTTGTTCTTCCAGATGCAGAAGTGAAGATTTTTCAAACAGCGGATGCAGGGGTTCGTGCGCGTAGACGTTTTAATGAGTTGGTTAAAAATGGAATTGAAACGACCTATGAAGCAGTTCATGCAGATTTGCTTGAACGTGATGCGCGCGATATGAATCGTCAAGAATCACCACTCATTAAGGTTGAAGATGCCATTGAAATAAATACAACATCAATGTCAATTGAAGATGTTGTATCACAAATAATAAATATTATAGAGAGTAGGAATTTGAATGATTGA